One Brassica napus cultivar Da-Ae chromosome A1, Da-Ae, whole genome shotgun sequence genomic region harbors:
- the LOC106354743 gene encoding monogalactosyldiacylglycerol synthase 1, chloroplastic-like isoform X2 produces MQSPSTATQESAASSSSFGFFTRLTCLASRNRSNPDGYTLSTSNALFFNGSRTTRRTRKALASLSLNAKSSAGSSLNRFINEFNSFIRFHSEKVVPDSFASIGVSSHESGARGNDGGGVLGEEGLQLSGVEADRPKKVLILMSDTGGGHRASAEAIRAAFNQEYGDEYQVFITDLWTDHTPWPFNQLPRSYNFLVKHGALWKMTYYGTAPRVIHQSNFAATSTFIAREIAQGLMKYQPDIIISVHPLMQHVPLRVLRSKGLLDKIVFTTVITDLSTCHPTWFHKLVTRCYCPSTEVAKRAQKAGLQTSQIKVYGLPVRPSFVKPVRPKVELRRELGMDENLPAVLLMGGGEGMGPIEATARALGDALYDENLGEAVGQVLIICGRNKKLQTRLSSIDWKIPVQVKGFVTKMEECMGACNCIITKAGPGTIAEAMIRGLPIILNGYIAGQEAGNVPYVVENGCGKFSKSPKEISKIVADWFGPGSKQLEIMSQNALRLARPEAVFKIVQDMHELVRQRNYLPQLSCTA; encoded by the exons ATGCAAAGCCCTTCAACGGCAACCCAGGAatcagcagcctcctcctcctcctttggTTTCTTCACACGTCTCACCTGTTTAGCCTCCAGAAACCGATCGAATCCAGACGGGTATACTCTCTCCACATCCAATGCCTTGTTCTTCAATGGCTCTCGGACGACACGGAGGACTCGAAAAGCCCTAGCTTCCCTGAGCTTGAACGCTAAGAGCAGTGCTGGCTCTAGCTTGAATAGATTCATCAACGAATTCAACAGCTTTATTAGGTTTCACTCCGAGAAAGTGGTTCCTGACAGCTTCGCCTCAATTGGGGTATCGAGCCACGAGAGCGGAGCTAGGGGGAATGATGGTGGTGGGGTTTTGGGTGAGGAGGGCTTGCAATTGAGTGGAGTGGAAGCTGATCGGCCCaagaaagttttgattttgatgagtGATACTGGTGGTGGTCACAGAGCCTCTGCTGAAGCCATTAGAGCTGCTTTCAATCAGGAGTACGGGGATGAGTACCAG GTGTTTATTACGGACTTGTGGACAGATCACACACCCTGGCCATTCAACCAGCTTCCCAGGAGCTATAATTTTTTGGTGAAACATGGAGCTCTATGGAAAATGACATACTATGGTACTGCTCCACGCGTTATTCACCAGTCTAACTTTGCAGCAACTTCGACTTTTATTGCCAG GGAAATTGCTCAAGGATTGATGAAGTATCAACCAGACATTATAATCAGTGTTCATCCGTTGATGCAACATGTCCCACTTCGTGTCCTAAGGTCGAAGGGGTTACTTGATAAAATAGTCTTCACCACGGTTATTACAGACTTGAGCACTTGCCATCCCACATG GTTTCATAAGCTTGTGACAAGATGTTACTGCCCATCAACAGAAGTGGCGAAAAGGGCGCAAAAAGCTGGACTTCAGACATCACAAATCAAAGTCTACGGCCTTCCTGTTCGACCTTCCTTTGTCAAACCAGTTCGCCCAAAG GTTGAGTTAAGAAGAGAGCTAGGGATGGATGAGAATCTTCCAGCTGTTTTGTTAATGGGCGGAGGAGAAGGAATGGGTCCCATAGAGGCAACAGCAAGAGCTCTTGGAGATGCTCTGTATGACGAGAATCTTGGTGAAGCAGTTGGCCAGGTTCTTATAATATGTGGACGGAACAAGAAACTCCAAACCAGATTAAGTTCCATTGATTGGAAAATACCAGTCCAG GTTAAAGGGTTTGTAACAAAAATGGAGGAATGTATGGGTGCCTGTAACTGTATCATAACAAAG GCAGGTCCAGGAACCATAGCTGAAGCTATGATAAGAGGGCTACCGATAATCTTAAACGGTTACATCGCTGGTCAA GAGGCTGGGAATGTACCGTACGTGGTGGAGAACGGATGTGGGAAATTCTCAAAATCACCAAAAGAGATATCGAAGATTGTAGCGGATTGGTTTGGACCGGGTTCGAAACAGTTGGAGATAATGTCACAGAATGCATTGAGGCTGGCTAGACCAGAAGCAGTGTTTAAGATAGTGCAAGACATGCACGAGCTTGTCCGGCAGAGAAACTATCTTCCTCAGCTCTCTTGCACTGCCTAA
- the LOC106372887 gene encoding probable protein phosphatase 2C 59 → MGYLNSVLSSSSQVHAGDGPVSGGGLSHNGKFSYGYASSPGKRSSMEDFYETRIDGVDGEIVGLFGVFDGHGGARAAEYVKQNLFSNLIRHPKFISDTSAAIADAYKQTDSEFLNSENIQNRDAGSTASTAILVGDRLLVANVGDSRAVICRGGNAIAVSRDHKPDQSDERQRIEDAGGFVMWAGTWRVGGVLAVSRAFGDRLLKQYVVADPEIQEEKVDSSLEFLILASDGLWDVVSNDEAVGMIKVIEDPEEGARRLMTEAYQRGSADNITCVVVRFFSDQAGVGSSRDIDHGIIPDRSSGDSST, encoded by the exons ATGGGATATCTGAATTCTGTTTTGTCATCTTCGAGCCAAGTTCACGCCGGCGATGGACCTGTTAGCGGCGGCGGCCTCAG TCACAACGGGAAGTTCAGCTATGGATATGCAAGCTCTCCTGGTAAAAGATCTTCAATGGAGGACTTTTACGAGACTAGAATCGATGGCGTTGATGGCGAAATTGTTGGTCTTTTCGGAGTCTTTGACG GACATGGAGGGGCACGTGCAGCTGAGTATGTGAAGCAAAATCTGTTCAGTAACCTCATCAGGCATCCAAAGTTCATCTCTGACACTTCAGCAGCAATAG CTGATGCATACAAACAAACAGACTCAGAGTTTCTTAACTCAGAAAATATTCAGAACAGAGATGCTGGTTCGACGGCGTCAACAGCCATCTTAGTTGGCGACCGTTTACTTGTTGCAAATGTAGGAGACTCTAGAGCTGTTATATGCAGAGGTGGAAATG CTATTGCTGTATCCAGAGATCACAAGCCTGATCAAAGTGATGAGCGCCAACGAATTGAGGATGCTGGAGGATTTGTCATGTGGGCTG GAACATGGAGAGTTGGAGGAGTTCTTGCTGTTTCTCGTGCATTTGGCGATAGGTTATTGAAGCAGTATGTTGTTGCTGATCCGGAGATACAG GAGGAAAAGGTTGATAGCTCACTTGAGTTTCTCATTCTTGCAAGTGATGGTCTCTGGGACGTTGTATCTAACGAT GAAGCCGTAGGCATGATCAAGGTGATAGAAGATCCCGAGGAAGGTGCAAGAAGACTGATGACGGAAGCTTACCAAAGAGGTAGTGCAGACAACATAACTTGTGTCGTTGTACGTTTCTTTTCAGACCAAGCAGGAGTAGGTTCCAGCAGGGACATCGATCACGGTATTATACCGGACAGAAGCTCCGGTGACTCATCAACATAG
- the LOC106354743 gene encoding monogalactosyldiacylglycerol synthase 1, chloroplastic-like isoform X1, translating to MQSPSTATQESAASSSSFGFFTRLTCLASRNRSNPDGYTLSTSNALFFNGSRTTRRTRKALASLSLNAKSSAGSSLNRFINEFNSFIRFHSEKVVPDSFASIGVSSHESGARGNDGGGVLGEEGLQLSGVEADRPKKVLILMSDTGGGHRASAEAIRAAFNQEYGDEYQVFITDLWTDHTPWPFNQLPRSYNFLVKHGALWKMTYYGTAPRVIHQSNFAATSTFIAREIAQGLMKYQPDIIISVHPLMQHVPLRVLRSKGLLDKIVFTTVITDLSTCHPTWLVYLPSRLCFRDCMGSFVKVKLALMFRFHKLVTRCYCPSTEVAKRAQKAGLQTSQIKVYGLPVRPSFVKPVRPKVELRRELGMDENLPAVLLMGGGEGMGPIEATARALGDALYDENLGEAVGQVLIICGRNKKLQTRLSSIDWKIPVQVKGFVTKMEECMGACNCIITKAGPGTIAEAMIRGLPIILNGYIAGQEAGNVPYVVENGCGKFSKSPKEISKIVADWFGPGSKQLEIMSQNALRLARPEAVFKIVQDMHELVRQRNYLPQLSCTA from the exons ATGCAAAGCCCTTCAACGGCAACCCAGGAatcagcagcctcctcctcctcctttggTTTCTTCACACGTCTCACCTGTTTAGCCTCCAGAAACCGATCGAATCCAGACGGGTATACTCTCTCCACATCCAATGCCTTGTTCTTCAATGGCTCTCGGACGACACGGAGGACTCGAAAAGCCCTAGCTTCCCTGAGCTTGAACGCTAAGAGCAGTGCTGGCTCTAGCTTGAATAGATTCATCAACGAATTCAACAGCTTTATTAGGTTTCACTCCGAGAAAGTGGTTCCTGACAGCTTCGCCTCAATTGGGGTATCGAGCCACGAGAGCGGAGCTAGGGGGAATGATGGTGGTGGGGTTTTGGGTGAGGAGGGCTTGCAATTGAGTGGAGTGGAAGCTGATCGGCCCaagaaagttttgattttgatgagtGATACTGGTGGTGGTCACAGAGCCTCTGCTGAAGCCATTAGAGCTGCTTTCAATCAGGAGTACGGGGATGAGTACCAG GTGTTTATTACGGACTTGTGGACAGATCACACACCCTGGCCATTCAACCAGCTTCCCAGGAGCTATAATTTTTTGGTGAAACATGGAGCTCTATGGAAAATGACATACTATGGTACTGCTCCACGCGTTATTCACCAGTCTAACTTTGCAGCAACTTCGACTTTTATTGCCAG GGAAATTGCTCAAGGATTGATGAAGTATCAACCAGACATTATAATCAGTGTTCATCCGTTGATGCAACATGTCCCACTTCGTGTCCTAAGGTCGAAGGGGTTACTTGATAAAATAGTCTTCACCACGGTTATTACAGACTTGAGCACTTGCCATCCCACATGGTTAGTTTACTTACCATCTCGGTTATGTTTTAGAGATTGTATGGGCTCTTTCGTAAAAGTAAAGCTTGCTTTGATGTTTAGGTTTCATAAGCTTGTGACAAGATGTTACTGCCCATCAACAGAAGTGGCGAAAAGGGCGCAAAAAGCTGGACTTCAGACATCACAAATCAAAGTCTACGGCCTTCCTGTTCGACCTTCCTTTGTCAAACCAGTTCGCCCAAAG GTTGAGTTAAGAAGAGAGCTAGGGATGGATGAGAATCTTCCAGCTGTTTTGTTAATGGGCGGAGGAGAAGGAATGGGTCCCATAGAGGCAACAGCAAGAGCTCTTGGAGATGCTCTGTATGACGAGAATCTTGGTGAAGCAGTTGGCCAGGTTCTTATAATATGTGGACGGAACAAGAAACTCCAAACCAGATTAAGTTCCATTGATTGGAAAATACCAGTCCAG GTTAAAGGGTTTGTAACAAAAATGGAGGAATGTATGGGTGCCTGTAACTGTATCATAACAAAG GCAGGTCCAGGAACCATAGCTGAAGCTATGATAAGAGGGCTACCGATAATCTTAAACGGTTACATCGCTGGTCAA GAGGCTGGGAATGTACCGTACGTGGTGGAGAACGGATGTGGGAAATTCTCAAAATCACCAAAAGAGATATCGAAGATTGTAGCGGATTGGTTTGGACCGGGTTCGAAACAGTTGGAGATAATGTCACAGAATGCATTGAGGCTGGCTAGACCAGAAGCAGTGTTTAAGATAGTGCAAGACATGCACGAGCTTGTCCGGCAGAGAAACTATCTTCCTCAGCTCTCTTGCACTGCCTAA